One window from the genome of Deinococcus sp. NW-56 encodes:
- a CDS encoding serine/threonine-protein kinase, protein MPLAGQVVGEGVRLVRPLGRGSHSVVYFAVDAEGQPRAVKIFEPHFAAHAGRELAHGAGLDHPRLVRVLAPVTVEGRPGLLLTYARGQVLFTRYAHRPALTHDRRAYLLTLAHLLGALGHLHGRGVVHRDVKPENIIAEPGGSATLVDFDLSGPAGETFSAPTRMGTAAFQSPESRRGEPLGPESDLYGVGVLLGWGLHGALGPQGVPPPPAADPLDPLLAALTDPDRSRRLADAAEAREWLLRLSGLPY, encoded by the coding sequence ATGCCGCTGGCAGGACAGGTCGTGGGAGAGGGGGTGCGCCTCGTGCGGCCCCTGGGGCGCGGCTCGCACAGCGTGGTGTATTTCGCGGTGGACGCCGAGGGCCAGCCCCGCGCGGTCAAGATTTTCGAGCCGCACTTCGCTGCCCACGCGGGGCGCGAGCTGGCGCACGGGGCGGGCCTCGACCACCCCCGGCTGGTGCGGGTGCTGGCCCCCGTCACCGTGGAGGGCCGCCCCGGCCTGCTCCTGACCTATGCCCGCGGCCAGGTGCTGTTCACCCGTTACGCCCACCGCCCCGCCCTGACCCATGACCGCCGGGCCTACCTGCTGACGCTGGCACACCTGCTGGGCGCCCTGGGCCACCTGCATGGGCGCGGCGTGGTTCACCGCGACGTGAAGCCGGAGAACATCATCGCGGAGCCGGGCGGCAGCGCGACCCTGGTGGACTTCGACCTCTCGGGTCCGGCCGGGGAGACCTTCAGCGCCCCCACCCGCATGGGCACCGCCGCCTTCCAGAGCCCCGAGTCGCGGCGGGGCGAACCGCTGGGACCGGAAAGCGACCTGTACGGGGTCGGCGTGCTGCTGGGGTGGGGCCTGCACGGGGCACTGGGTCCCCAGGGCGTGCCCCCGCCCCCCGCCGCCGACCCCCTCGACCCGCTGCTCGCCGCCCTCACCGACCCCGACCGCTCCCGCCGCCTGGCTGACGCGGCCGAGGCGCGGGAGTGGCTGTTGCGGTTGTCGGGGCTGCCGTACTAA
- a CDS encoding patatin-like phospholipase family protein — protein MPGYGLVLGGGGARGLAHVGVWRVLEEAGLPPQVLAGTSMGGLVAAFIAAGTGADELRRISETVSWRRLLDWRLGTGLLKASAFEAWLAAHLPPTFEALERPLAVTATDVLTGRMVYLRGGDLYAALRATTAYPGAIDPVPYGDMLLADGGILNQVPVDAALFLGVRQVVAVDVTAPEPLELPERRSRWRTPGGLGPVRSLRRAVDIMQAQLTDARLSLYRPDVLLRPDLGDIDLPSFRRGAQAIGAGEAAARAELARVRALVGG, from the coding sequence ATGCCGGGGTATGGACTGGTCTTGGGGGGCGGGGGCGCACGTGGGCTGGCGCACGTCGGGGTGTGGCGGGTGCTGGAGGAAGCCGGGCTGCCCCCGCAGGTCCTGGCGGGCACCTCGATGGGGGGGCTGGTCGCGGCCTTTATCGCGGCGGGAACGGGCGCAGACGAGTTGCGGCGCATCTCGGAGACGGTGTCGTGGCGGCGGCTGCTCGACTGGCGGCTGGGGACTGGCCTGCTGAAGGCCTCCGCGTTCGAGGCGTGGCTGGCCGCCCATCTCCCGCCGACTTTCGAGGCGCTGGAACGGCCGCTGGCCGTCACCGCGACGGACGTGCTGACCGGGCGCATGGTGTACCTGCGGGGCGGCGACCTGTACGCGGCGCTGCGGGCGACCACCGCCTATCCGGGGGCCATCGACCCGGTGCCCTACGGCGACATGCTGCTGGCCGACGGCGGAATTCTGAATCAGGTGCCGGTGGACGCGGCGCTGTTTCTGGGGGTGCGCCAGGTCGTCGCGGTGGACGTGACGGCCCCCGAGCCGCTGGAGTTGCCGGAGCGGCGCAGCCGCTGGCGCACGCCGGGGGGCCTGGGGCCGGTGCGCTCGCTGCGGCGGGCGGTGGACATCATGCAGGCGCAGCTCACCGATGCCCGCCTGAGCCTCTACCGCCCGGACGTGCTGCTGCGCCCGGACCTCGGGGACATCGACCTGCCGTCCTTTCGCCGGGGGGCGCAGGCCATAGGCGCGGGCGAGGCGGCGGCGCGGGCCGAACTCGCGCGGGTGCGGGCGCTGGTGGGGGGATAG
- a CDS encoding NAD(P)-dependent oxidoreductase, with amino-acid sequence MSRTTAFLGLGAMGAPMAAHLARCARDTGGRALVWNRTGAKADAHAREHGSEAADLSGTAQADVIFSCLPTSREVDEVLAVLEGSLRPGTVWVDCTSGHPEAARRQSARLAERGVAFLDAPVSGGTAGAQAGTLTVMVGGEAGVLGRVRPDLAFAGKVVHVGGTGAGFAVKAVNNALLAVNLWAAGEGLAALARAGVDVEGALEVINASSGRSNASENLIGSRVLTREFPVTFRLGLLAKDAGIAADVVRAAGASAPVLMQAEALFRAAATVVGAGEDHTAALRLIEQMNDKEIR; translated from the coding sequence ATGAGCCGAACAACCGCATTTCTGGGCCTGGGCGCGATGGGAGCGCCGATGGCCGCGCACCTTGCCCGGTGCGCCCGCGACACCGGGGGCCGCGCCCTGGTCTGGAACCGCACGGGCGCCAAGGCCGACGCGCACGCCCGCGAACACGGCAGCGAGGCGGCGGACCTCTCCGGCACAGCGCAGGCCGACGTGATCTTCTCCTGCCTGCCCACCAGCCGCGAGGTGGACGAGGTGCTGGCGGTGCTGGAGGGAAGCCTGCGCCCCGGCACCGTCTGGGTGGACTGCACCAGCGGGCACCCGGAGGCAGCGCGGCGGCAATCGGCGCGGCTGGCCGAGCGGGGCGTCGCCTTCCTCGACGCGCCCGTCAGCGGCGGGACCGCCGGGGCGCAGGCGGGGACCCTCACGGTGATGGTGGGCGGGGAGGCGGGCGTGCTGGGCCGGGTTCGGCCCGACCTCGCCTTCGCGGGCAAGGTGGTTCATGTGGGCGGCACCGGGGCGGGCTTCGCGGTGAAGGCCGTGAACAACGCGCTGCTGGCCGTCAACCTGTGGGCGGCGGGCGAGGGGCTGGCGGCGCTGGCACGGGCGGGGGTGGACGTGGAAGGAGCGCTGGAGGTCATCAACGCGAGCAGCGGCCGCTCCAACGCCTCCGAGAACCTGATCGGCTCCCGCGTGCTGACGCGCGAGTTTCCGGTGACCTTCAGACTCGGGCTGCTCGCCAAGGACGCGGGCATCGCCGCCGACGTGGTGCGGGCGGCGGGGGCAAGTGCGCCCGTACTGATGCAAGCCGAGGCCCTCTTCCGGGCCGCCGCGACGGTGGTCGGCGCCGGGGAGGACCACACCGCCGCCCTGAGGCTGATCGAGCAGATGAACGACAAGGAGATCCGATGA
- a CDS encoding DegV family protein yields the protein MTQNSRFAVVTDGGLDAFADLRNAVPVAPFSLNFGDKSYRMGEITREWLFRELQTNPTHPTSSQPTPQDWASGYRAAGAGGLPVLALTISAGLSGSRNAAEQALALVPEVPVTIHDTRTLSAAQAFQVHAAVTAAEQGESLETALSWVRRTHEETELYFTIETLEYLRRGGRIGRVQATLGGLLNLKPVITVDKEAAIYTNVGRARSYKGAIEAVAAQVTARHGEGTPLRLGLLYGSVREDADALLEALSRRHPVVWSGFAGVNPVLNVHTGPRALGVAAAPGGWIWEK from the coding sequence ATGACCCAGAATTCCAGGTTTGCCGTCGTGACGGACGGCGGCCTCGACGCCTTCGCCGACCTTCGCAACGCCGTCCCCGTCGCCCCCTTCAGCCTGAATTTCGGGGACAAGAGCTACCGCATGGGCGAGATCACGCGGGAGTGGCTGTTCCGGGAGCTTCAGACCAACCCCACGCACCCGACCTCCAGCCAGCCCACGCCGCAGGACTGGGCTTCAGGCTACCGGGCGGCGGGGGCGGGCGGCCTCCCGGTGCTGGCCCTTACCATCAGCGCGGGGCTGTCGGGCAGCCGCAACGCCGCCGAGCAGGCGCTCGCGCTGGTGCCGGAAGTGCCCGTGACCATCCACGACACCCGGACGCTGAGTGCCGCGCAGGCCTTTCAGGTTCACGCCGCCGTGACCGCCGCCGAGCAGGGCGAGTCGCTGGAGACGGCGCTGAGCTGGGTGCGGCGCACGCACGAGGAAACCGAGCTGTACTTCACCATCGAGACGCTGGAGTACCTGCGCCGGGGCGGGCGCATCGGACGGGTGCAGGCCACGCTGGGGGGGCTGCTGAACCTCAAGCCGGTCATCACGGTGGACAAGGAGGCCGCGATCTACACTAACGTGGGCCGGGCGCGGTCGTACAAGGGCGCGATCGAGGCCGTCGCCGCGCAGGTCACCGCCCGCCACGGCGAGGGCACCCCGCTGAGGCTGGGCCTGCTCTACGGCTCGGTGCGCGAGGACGCCGACGCCCTGCTGGAAGCCCTCTCGCGGCGGCATCCGGTCGTGTGGTCGGGGTTCGCGGGGGTCAACCCGGTGCTCAATGTGCACACCGGGCCGCGGGCGCTGGGGGTGGCGGCGGCGCCGGGGGGATGGATCTGGGAGAAGTGA
- a CDS encoding DUF402 domain-containing protein gives MQAAEPVKIERHDLRTREHHTNTGVRPVSVYREHAHGLFVAREFVAHPRIRHWQAHLLPDLGLVVCRYDFHGPREHDYYLDIATVTCEGEVWSVHDHYLDLLVHDGIAAEIVDTDELLAAHRAGYITAETCMNAVIAAHGVLSGLARARYDLHAWLGTRGVALEWLPDSVAV, from the coding sequence ATGCAAGCCGCCGAGCCGGTCAAAATCGAGCGCCACGACCTGCGGACCCGCGAACACCACACCAACACCGGGGTGCGGCCGGTGAGCGTCTACCGCGAGCACGCGCACGGCCTGTTCGTCGCGCGGGAATTCGTGGCGCACCCGCGCATCCGGCACTGGCAGGCGCACCTCCTCCCCGACCTCGGCTTGGTCGTGTGCCGCTACGATTTCCACGGCCCGCGCGAGCACGACTATTACCTCGATATCGCCACCGTGACCTGCGAGGGGGAGGTCTGGAGCGTCCACGACCACTACCTCGACCTCCTCGTCCACGACGGGATCGCCGCCGAGATCGTGGACACCGACGAGCTGCTGGCCGCCCACCGCGCCGGGTACATCACCGCCGAGACGTGCATGAATGCCGTGATCGCCGCGCATGGAGTCCTCTCCGGCCTCGCCCGTGCCCGCTACGACCTGCACGCCTGGCTGGGGACGCGGGGCGTGGCGCTGGAGTGGCTGCCCGACTCCGTCGCGGTGTAG